TACATGTTTTAAGACCAAAATAGTAAAGAGCAGGTCCTAGTACAGTAATACAATTTTACAAGCGGATGGTGCTTTCCCAGCATCATCAATATGCACTTGTGGTGAATGATCTTGTAGTATGGAATAGGCTCCATTTGACTTCAAAATCAATACCAGCAATGTACTTCATTCAAAGAAATACGTTGCCAGTTCCTTTTTAGTACAATGGGAAGCTTAAAGTACAGTAGCTATTCCATTTCAGATTAAAGTCAGTTGTTTGAGTGTCTTGAAGGGTTTCATCTGTTGGCCAGTGGTCTGtagcccatctctccctctagctgCTCAGCTGTAAGTGCACCCAGGAGAGGCTGACAGTCTGGGTTGAACACTGAGTAAGCACTCATTTCTCCAGGTTGGCGTGCAGTTGGGCTCCGCAGCCCCTCATACAGCCAGTAGAAGAGGGAGATTAGGAAGAAAGGCAACCCGAATTCCAGCTCCGCGAACAGCCCAAGTAGAACCAGCCAAAGCAACACCTTCAGCAAAGTCAGATTTGTGAAAGCCAGTCGCTTTGAACCAAGCCATTGACCCAGAGTGCTCTCCAGCAGCCAGTCATCCTAAAAAAATGGGGGGGTTAAATGAAGTTACAGTAGCTAACATTGACAAAATGGAATCAACGTTTAACAAGCATGGTCAATGAATCTCCAAAGAAAGTGTTtattagtccaggactaggcctaAACAGTGTAGGGTAACCAGCCCCTAGTATTTTGAGTAGATTTTTAGCCTACCCCCCAATGTTTAGTCCTTGTAGCCTGATGGACAGCAGAGATTGGATTATCTGTCAACTCCTGTGTGTCTGGATCAGCTGTTGATGACTGGCAACTGTCCGACTTCAAAGTGCTGCCATTGTCCGATGAGTTTATGGGTAGTTTTCGCTCTTCGCTCTTCCTAGCGGCCACATCAGCCCTTCTTCGGGCCCTGAACTCCGCAAGCTTTTGCTCCATATGTGTACAGCTTCTGAGTCATGCAGCAATGAAATAATGCGTGGCAACGTGTGCACGACAGTTCGCTAGATTTTTTTGAGAGGTCCCAAAAAGATTGTTCGAGTGAAATCGCGTCTTCTCAACCGCGGAAATCGCGTCTAAATAGTGTTATGGTAATAATTGAATTCACTGTCACAGGAAGTATGAAAAGATTTTCCTTAACAAATCTGTTTCAGTTCAGTTTGTTTACTTTCCGGTTCAGCTAGGCGTACGTAACGACGTAGATTGTGTCGTAAATCGTCAACCCCATCATCCAGTTGACAAGCCAAACTTGCTTTTCTTGGTAGACGGTTTGTCTTTATTCAATTTATATATTGTAAGTAACCAAATGTGCAATTGactgattatttaggtatttaatTGCGCATTCCAGAGCATTATAGATTATAATTCAACGTGTACAGTAGTTAGCTCtgctcagctagctagctaatttagctacAATCCTACTCATGTCAAAATTCTCCATCCATAGTTCTGTATTAATCGAATAAAGGTAAATATATAGCTAGATCAATATGCCCTTTTAGATATGTCCCTTTATGTTTGTATAAGAAATGGACACAGGAAAGTATTAGAGTCACTGACACACTACATAAAAAAGCAGAAGTCAGCTAGCTAAGTATTTTAATCTGATTCACATTATTCTTTGCAATATTCTCTCTAATATCCCAATTTTTTCCTGACACAAAATGGACAGCCCCAGCCCAGCAACCCACCCTCACTGTTGAGCAGGCCAGATGTAAGAACAGTTGTCACATACTTTTGTCTTATTACTAATGCCCAGTAGTGGCACAGATCTCTTCAAACTGCTTGTGTTGCAGTGGTGCTGAGTGAGGTCATCCAAGCCTTCTCTGTGCCAGAGAATTCAGCGCGGATGGAGGAGGCACGGGAGAGCGCCTACAACATGGGCAAGATGCGATAGCTGGTGCTCCCCATGGCCACCCAGATCCAACAGGAGGTCATCAAGGCTTATGGCTTCAatgagggagagggtgagggaagcCACTTTGTGAAACCAGTTCCATACAGAATGAAAGGGTAGAGCTAGACAATCTATTGTCACTTGTCAGTGGCATTGTTTTGGGTGAAGACTGAATGCTATCTTTTTGAGTCATGTTCAGTTTGACctatacttaaaaaaaatataaatgcagcaATTTCTATGatttactgagttagttcatataaggaaatcagtcaattgaaatatattcataaggccctaatctatggatttcatatgttggtcacagatatcttcTTAAAAAATGGTAGgggtcgtggatcagaaaaccggtAAATATCTGGTGTGATGCAGCTCGACACCTCCTTCGCCTTGAGTTGataaggctgttgattgtgacctgtgaaatgttgtcccactccacttcaatggctgtgcgaagatgCTGGGTATTTGCGGGAACACACTAACACGTCAATCCAGAGTAtgaaaacatgctcaatgggtgacatgtttgaGTATGCGctggtggaaattcctgcagtcagcatgtcaattgccctcaacttgtggcattgtgttgtgtgacaactgctcattttagagtgtccttttgtccccagcacaaggtgcacctgtgtaatgatgatgccatttaatctgcttcttgatatgccacacctgtcaagtggatggattatcttggcaaaggagaaatgctcactaagaggGATGTAAAATTTGTGTCAtactgagagaaataagctttttgtgagtatggaacatttctgggatcttttatttcagctcatgaaaccaactctttacatgttgcatttatatatttgttcagtgtatttgtgAAATCATGGTGGTCAATCATAGTAGTCATTGCTTGTTTTAGCTATTTTTCAGGTGTTCTTAAATTTGCCCGTCTGGTGAAGATGTATGAAACTCAGGATGCAGAGATAGCAGCCATATCAGTCAAACTGGGGTCTCTTCTCCTGCCTCCCCTGTCCACTCCACCCATAGGTGGTGCAATCCCAGCCTCCTAGCAAACTATTTTATTGTGGACCGCCTTGTTTTTCCAGAAGGGACATCTACAAAATGTTACTGTACTTTCATCAAGTACAATACTGCTATTGTATAAAATGTCAATCTCAGTTGTCACAGCTAGATAAATTGTATTAATATAAAactcaaatttgagatttttattAAAGAtaacagcaacacaaacagattAAAACAACCTTTATTATGGCAGTAACGCTTTGGCAACTGTTTGTCATTTATCATTCTCGTACAGTACCATTGTCACAGTAAAACTGTTTAGGGAGGGCCCCTGTGTCTCAATTTATACTTGAGACACATACAATACATCGCTCTTATTTCTCACATTCTCCCTCAATCACAAAGACAAGCAAACATTGTAGGATCCAGTACTTATATGGCCTCATTGTTGCTCCTATTATCAGACAAAACCTCATGACACAGTTCATTCCCATACTCCATAACAGGAGACAAGTCCCTCTGTTGGATAGTCCACCCTATGGTACTTCTGTTTACATACTACATTTAAAACATttacttaaaaaaaatgtttttccaaACAAATCATACATTAAAAATATTACTAGCTAGACAGCACAGTACACACATTTTTCAAAGGCAGTCACTCTTGGTTGATCGCAGTTGTGATGCACACAATTCCATTGAATGAACTCATTCAAGTTGTCCAGACATTTTTTCTGCTTTGAATTGGGGTGTATACAGACATTAAAATACTACTTCTGGCTACATTAATATCACAACGGGATAGAGTTTTCTAAGGGTATAAAATCAGATACATGGGGAGAGCGTGTCTATAACATTCAAATCTTCCAGTTAAAAACTTGTGACAGACTTCATATTGTTGATAAAAATTTAAAGGCATCCAAATAAGTGCACAACAGAGTGAACAGCAGTAGAACCCTAAGTGATGAACTTGAAGTCATTGTTCATTTTTCCTGGTGCAAATAGTAACATCCTTCCCATATCCACAATTTCCTAAATTATGGTGCTCCTTGTGGTCATTTCCAATGGCTCCTCATTCAGTGCAATCACTTTGTATTTACCAAAAAAAAACAGCTCTCAGCCCAAAACCCCCATGGTCAGCGCTTTCTGAAATCAAGATCGACCCAGTTCACAGTAGCTCCATCCACAGTGCACCTACAACCAATGGCCAGCAGCAGGAGCCTCTTTGCACAAAGAGTGAGGCTGAAGCAGAATTCCGTTCCATCAGTAGTCCTAATCCCCCTAGTGGTATATCACTCAGAGTCCAGTTCATGATGCAACAAAAATAACCAGACTGGTGGTGGCAGACCAGTTAGACGTAGTGTTTGGTATGGAACCCAGAAGGGAAATTACCTTACATCTCAAAGTGACGAAACATGCTTTCAACATACCCCAGGACCCTCTGCCAGTCGGGCCCACCTGGTCTCAGCATCTCCTCCACGGTCTGTCAAGCAAACACAAACAC
This region of Salvelinus alpinus chromosome 8, SLU_Salpinus.1, whole genome shotgun sequence genomic DNA includes:
- the LOC139582630 gene encoding SAYSvFN domain-containing protein 1-like, giving the protein MEQKLAEFRARRRADVAARKSEERKLPINSSDNGSTLKSDSCQSSTADPDTQELTDNPISAVHQATRTKHWGDDWLLESTLGQWLGSKRLAFTNLTLLKVLLWLVLLGLFAELEFGLPFFLISLFYWLYEGLRSPTARQPGEMSAYSVFNPDCQPLLGALTAEQLEGEMGYRPLANR